In one Haemophilus parainfluenzae genomic region, the following are encoded:
- the pcnB gene encoding polynucleotide adenylyltransferase PcnB: MHRHDKHIVKASHFGINPRMFSRNAITVVEKLQRQGYDAYIVGGCLRDLLLGKHPKDFDVATNARPDQIQAVFQRQCRLVGRRFRLAHIMFGRDVIEVATFRASHSDARSENQAKQSDEGMLLRDNVYGTIEQDAERRDFTVNALYYNPQDNTLRDYFNGIDDLKNGKLRLIGDPVTRYQEDPVRMLRSVRFMAKLDMFLEKPSEQPIRELAPLLKNIPPARLFDESLKLLQSGNGVKTYKLLRQYGLFEQLFPSLTPYFTEKEDSLAERMILTSLNSTDERIADKLRINPAFLFAAFFWYPLREKVDVLKNEGGLNNHDAYALAGNEVLDQLCRSLAAPRRHTSVIRDIWMLQLQLLKRTGSHPARTMEHQKFRAAFDLLAMRAEVEGGETVELAKWWHEYQLSNQEQRRQLVQEQQKLHPAPKKKYYRRRKPKAAN, translated from the coding sequence GTGCATCGTCACGACAAACATATCGTTAAAGCCTCTCATTTTGGTATTAACCCACGCATGTTTAGCCGTAATGCCATTACCGTGGTAGAAAAATTGCAACGTCAAGGTTATGATGCTTATATCGTTGGTGGTTGTTTGCGTGATTTATTGTTAGGTAAACACCCAAAAGATTTTGATGTGGCAACCAATGCACGTCCCGACCAAATTCAAGCGGTATTCCAACGTCAATGCCGTTTAGTTGGTCGTCGTTTCCGTCTTGCTCATATTATGTTTGGACGCGATGTGATCGAAGTAGCCACATTCCGTGCTAGCCATTCGGATGCGCGCAGCGAAAATCAAGCGAAACAAAGTGATGAAGGGATGTTATTACGTGATAACGTGTATGGCACCATTGAACAAGATGCGGAGCGTCGTGACTTTACCGTAAACGCCCTTTACTACAACCCGCAAGATAATACGTTGCGTGATTACTTCAACGGAATTGATGACCTGAAAAACGGAAAATTACGTCTGATTGGCGATCCTGTAACCCGTTATCAAGAAGATCCTGTGCGTATGCTACGCTCTGTGCGCTTTATGGCGAAATTGGATATGTTCTTGGAAAAACCAAGTGAACAGCCAATTCGTGAGCTTGCGCCATTGCTTAAAAATATTCCACCAGCGCGTTTATTCGATGAAAGCTTAAAATTATTGCAGTCTGGCAATGGCGTAAAAACCTACAAATTACTTCGCCAATATGGCTTATTTGAACAGCTTTTCCCAAGCTTAACGCCTTATTTCACCGAAAAAGAAGACAGCCTTGCGGAACGCATGATTTTAACTTCATTAAATTCAACGGATGAACGTATTGCCGATAAATTACGCATTAATCCAGCCTTTTTATTTGCGGCCTTCTTCTGGTATCCATTACGCGAAAAAGTGGATGTGTTGAAAAATGAAGGTGGCTTAAACAATCACGATGCTTATGCCCTTGCGGGAAATGAAGTGCTTGACCAATTATGCCGATCATTAGCCGCACCTCGTCGTCATACATCCGTCATTCGTGATATTTGGATGTTGCAATTACAACTGCTTAAACGTACCGGTTCTCACCCTGCTCGCACGATGGAACATCAAAAATTCCGTGCAGCCTTTGATTTATTGGCGATGCGTGCTGAAGTGGAAGGTGGCGAAACCGTTGAACTCGCAAAATGGTGGCATGAGTACCAACTCAGCAATCAAGAACAACGTCGCCAATTGGTTCAAGAGCAACAAAAATTGCATCCAGCGCCAAAGAAAAAATATTACCGCAGACGTAAACCTAAGGCGGCTAACTAA
- the folK gene encoding 2-amino-4-hydroxy-6-hydroxymethyldihydropteridine diphosphokinase, translating to MVQVYIALGSNLNTPTEQLNSALEAISSLSNTELKSVSGFYQSKPLGPQDQPDYVNAVAMIETTRPPLALLDELQRIENEQGRVRLRRWGERTLDLDILLYGDQIIQNERLTVPHYDMKNREFVIVPLNDIAQDLVLPEGEKVADLVKAFEHHHMHKIKNSEKIDRT from the coding sequence ATGGTTCAAGTATATATCGCCCTTGGCAGCAATTTAAATACGCCGACAGAACAATTAAATTCCGCATTAGAGGCAATTTCTTCGCTGTCTAATACCGAATTAAAATCGGTCAGCGGATTTTATCAAAGTAAACCATTAGGCCCGCAAGATCAACCGGATTATGTGAATGCGGTGGCGATGATCGAAACCACTCGCCCACCTTTAGCTTTGCTCGATGAATTGCAACGTATCGAAAATGAACAAGGTCGCGTGCGTTTACGTCGTTGGGGTGAGCGTACACTGGATTTGGATATTCTGCTTTATGGTGATCAAATCATTCAAAATGAACGCTTAACCGTGCCTCATTACGATATGAAAAATCGCGAATTCGTGATTGTGCCGCTTAATGATATCGCACAAGATTTGGTTTTACCGGAAGGCGAAAAAGTCGCAGATTTGGTGAAAGCCTTTGAACATCATCATATGCATAAAATCAAAAACAGCGAGAAAATTGACCGCACTTAA